The genomic region TCGTATCACAGCACTGGTGGATGGAGAGTATTTTAAATTTGTTCTGTTAATTGCTAACCCAAGCAGCTCGGGCGGTTCATTAAACGTCAATTGAGCGAGCTTCAGGAGTGAAGCTATTCGGGCACTGGAACTGCTTTTGGCTGACGCAGGATTCATCTTGCCGATGTTAGTAGGGAAGGTCTGGAACCCTGAGCAGTCGATATCTTGAAGGTAACGTTTCGTGGCCATAAGAAAACGGTTCACATCTTCATAGCCATTTTTATTTGCAACTCGGATAAAGAAGCTCTCCAAGCTTTCGTTACTGTGTGGTTTGGGTCTTTGTAAAAGCATTAAGCTCCTCCTAATCCAAATATAGGAGTTACCAACATGATTAACCGAGTTTTACTTCAGATTGAGACGCTATCGACAAGTTTCCATTTTGTGTAATCTGGATCTGCATTTCACTTAATTGAATATCAACTAAGAGACTATTGCTGTAAAGTATTTATCAATAAGTAAAGATAATTACGGAAGATAGAATGGCAACCTTGCTTAGTTGGCTTGGAAGAACAGACCTTGATCAGATGAAGCTAGATAAAACAGCTTCAATTGCGACTATTGCGTTAAAAGCGCCAGCATTTGATGATGTCGTGATTCTGGCTAGTACATGGGAAGATGAATGGCATGATTACAAAGAGTGGCTTGAAAAAAAACTGGCTTGTGCCGGGCGTTCCAATACTTCAGTAAAGATTCAACGTATCAGGTTGTCATCTCCAATTGATTACACTGCAATTACCAAAGTCATGCACAAGCAACTGGCTTATGTCTCTGATCAGGCTGATGGTATTTTTCTAAACCTGACCTCTGGTACGCCTGCAATGACAGTCGTTTCTGTTTTACTTGGAAAGAGTATTGCGAAATGTCGGTTAGTTCAAACTACCCCTCAAGGTCAGTTAATCGAAGTTGATGTACCTGTAGACTTTTCTGCTGAGTATCAAAAATCTTCGTCAACAGCTATTGCTCAACTTGCTTCAAAAACACCTTCTCTCAATAGTGCTTTTGATACGATTACAGCCAAATCTACTGTCATGCAGAACGTCATTAAGAAAGCACAACGATTGGCTTATGCCGATCTACCAGCTTTGCTACTCGGAGAAAGTGGTACCGGTAAAGAAGTGATGGCAAAAGGTATTCATAAAGCCAGTCCTCGTGCTGATAAGCCATTTAAAGCTGTTAACTGTGGTGCTTTACCTGAAAATTTGGTTGATTCGATTTTGTTTGGTCATGTAAAAGGTGCGTTTACAGGGGCACACCAAGATCATGCAGGGTTGTTTGAGCAAGCAAATGGTGGAACATTATTTCTTGATGAAGTTGGTGAGCTCCCTTTAGCCGTTCAAGTGAAATTACTTAGGGCATTGCAGCAGCAGGAAATTACAAAGGTGGGAGACGTTGCCACGAAAAGCGTTGATGTGAGGATTATCGCTGCGACACACCGTGACCTTTTTAAAATGGTTTCTGACGAGTCTTTTCGTGAAGACCTTTTCTATCGGCTAGCCGTTGGAGTGATTGAGTTGCCTTCGTTAAGGGCGCGTTCAGAAGAGATCCCTTTCCTGATCGAAGAGTTGATGATCGAGATAAACCAGCAGATGAAGACTCATCCCTTATTTGAGAGTAAGAATATTTCCAAGTCTGCAATAGAATTTGCAGAAGCATACAGCTGGCCGGGTAATATTCGTGAGCTATGGAACACATTAAACCGAGCCGTATTATGGTCGGAAGGTAAAGAGATCACTAAACAAGATTTGGACGTTGCGATAATAAGTCGTGACCTGACTACGGCGAACAATGGTGAATTTAGGGTTCCTGGTGACCTTCAGCAACATATTGATAATATAAAGAAAAGTGCAATTGAGTCTGCGATGGATTATGCTGCTGGAAATAAATCTAAAGCTGCAAAATCGTTAGGTTTAAAGAATCATCAAACGCTGAATAACTGGCTGAAAACGCTCAATTTAGAATCATAAAAACAAGCAAGTTTGAAATTGGCGTAAACGTTGCAAAGTATCACTCATCTTAGGAGACAGAAAGGTGAAGAAGTCTATGAATTTTGAACATTTAAGAGAACAGTGGCCCGAGTTAGCTGAGCTTGGTGCTTTTGCTGAAACGTACGCCGTTGTTGATCCGCAAAGTGCTCTCGTTAAGCTACGTTGTTATGTTGAAAAAATTGTTGGTTACCTATACCAAGAACTTCACCTACCTGTTGCTCCCAATGCTTCAATGCACGACAAACTTGTCAGTGGCGCTTTTACCTCGGTTGTTGATAAAACCATTGCTGATAAATTTCACGCTGTTCGCAAGGGGGGCAACAAAGCTGCTCATGAAGGGAAAGTCTCTCAACATGATTCGATTTGGTTGTTGAAAGAGTCTTACTTTATTGGTTGCTGGCTCTATATGGCCTATGGCGACGGTGATATAGAAGGTTGCCCTAAATTTACTGTTCCAGACAATGCACCAACGGGTGAAGAGTCTAAAGCTGAGTTCAAGAGAAAGAACAAACTGTTACAGCAGAAGCTTAACCAAAATGACGATCTTCTTAAGAAAGCGCTAAAAGAATTAGAAGAAGTAAAGCAAGCGCAGTTAGAAGCTCAGAAACAAGCCGCTCAGCTGAAGCAGCAAACTGACCAAGTTAAAGCCGATAAAATTCGCACTAATACTTTGTCGCTAAAAAGCAGTTTTGATTTCAATGAAGCGGAAACTCGTAAGCGCCTCATTGATGCTGAATTACGCAGTGAAGGTTGGGATGTTGCTCTTGATAATGAAAGCACGGAACAGGTGTCAAAAGAGTATGAAGTGGATGGGCAGCCTACTGCGACAGGTAAAGGTTTTTGCGACTATGTTATGTGGGATGACAATGGAAAGCCACTGGCTGTCATTGAAGCTAAACGAACTCGAAAAGATGCCAATGCAGGTCGTGAGCAAGCAAAGTTATATGCAGATGCTCTCGAAGCAAGTACCGGCCAGCGCCCAGTCATTTTCTACACTAACGGTTACGAAATCTATATTTGGGATGATGCTCAGGGTTACGCACCTAGACTGATTTTTGGCTATTACTCAAAAGACAGCCTTCAATATCTGATTCTTCAACGAGAGTTAAAGAAAGATCTAAACAGCACACCCATTGATACCAAAGTTGCGGGCCGTTTATATCAAATGGAAAGCATCAGCCGTATTTGCGAGCGCTTTTCAGACAAGCATCGAAAGGCACTTATTGTTCAGGCAACCGGGACGGGTAAAACGCGAGTCTCTATTGCTTTAGCGAAGCGCTTGTTAGATGCAGGTTGGGCGAAACGTATTCTGTTCTTATGTGACCGAAAAGAGCTACGTAAACAGGCTGGTAATGCGTTTAATGAGCACACTAAAGAGCCGCTTTTCATCAAAGGTAAAAGTAAGAAAGAACTAGCTTCAAAGGCGCGTATTGTTATCGCGACCTATCCGGGTATGATCCAAAATTATGAAGAGTATGATGTTGGCCACTTTGACCTGATCGTTGCTGATGAATCGCATCGTTCGATTTACAACAAGTACGGCGA from Vibrio gigantis harbors:
- a CDS encoding sigma-54 interaction domain-containing protein, which gives rise to MKLDKTASIATIALKAPAFDDVVILASTWEDEWHDYKEWLEKKLACAGRSNTSVKIQRIRLSSPIDYTAITKVMHKQLAYVSDQADGIFLNLTSGTPAMTVVSVLLGKSIAKCRLVQTTPQGQLIEVDVPVDFSAEYQKSSSTAIAQLASKTPSLNSAFDTITAKSTVMQNVIKKAQRLAYADLPALLLGESGTGKEVMAKGIHKASPRADKPFKAVNCGALPENLVDSILFGHVKGAFTGAHQDHAGLFEQANGGTLFLDEVGELPLAVQVKLLRALQQQEITKVGDVATKSVDVRIIAATHRDLFKMVSDESFREDLFYRLAVGVIELPSLRARSEEIPFLIEELMIEINQQMKTHPLFESKNISKSAIEFAEAYSWPGNIRELWNTLNRAVLWSEGKEITKQDLDVAIISRDLTTANNGEFRVPGDLQQHIDNIKKSAIESAMDYAAGNKSKAAKSLGLKNHQTLNNWLKTLNLES